A stretch of Clostridium formicaceticum DNA encodes these proteins:
- a CDS encoding glycosyltransferase family 4 protein, with product MEILFLSIIAKCGVFTHVRELALCMQKHGVQVTVGFIHNSKTIRMFKSTKEDLQNMEESLNGINHFFYESDEHLLQQISCKHIDLIHAHSPLVFPTTVQVSKKLNIPFIVTLHSVLDWNKLYPNTIAQAEYIIAVGPEAGKSVGKDFQEKLYTIFNGIDVDYYKPCSNKTVGGPLRIIWMGRTSGAAASGVSYLTKAIHILQQRGIPIEAKIIGYAVGADTSRLNVCGWVHDPLPYLQWSHIVFGRGRALREAMACGNVGFLIAQGYGGMVQESWFEKGRQPQLSGSLKHGYSELSISTIANDILYFHKHRNQLTRARSLARKIAEENFDIKKMVEQTYSVYQKALQHYIGKRK from the coding sequence ATGGAAATTTTGTTTCTATCCATCATTGCAAAGTGTGGTGTATTCACCCATGTCCGAGAATTAGCTTTATGTATGCAAAAACATGGTGTTCAAGTCACTGTAGGATTCATCCATAATTCAAAAACCATACGCATGTTTAAATCAACGAAAGAAGACCTGCAAAATATGGAGGAATCTCTAAATGGTATCAATCATTTCTTTTATGAATCTGACGAGCATTTATTACAACAAATCAGCTGCAAACACATAGATTTGATACATGCTCATTCACCTCTGGTTTTTCCCACTACGGTACAGGTTTCTAAGAAGCTTAATATCCCTTTCATAGTAACACTTCATAGTGTATTGGATTGGAATAAGCTTTACCCTAATACAATCGCACAGGCAGAGTACATAATTGCCGTTGGCCCAGAAGCAGGAAAGTCTGTAGGTAAAGATTTCCAAGAAAAACTTTATACAATATTTAATGGTATTGATGTAGACTACTACAAGCCTTGCAGCAATAAAACGGTAGGTGGACCCTTACGTATCATATGGATGGGTAGAACTAGTGGTGCAGCCGCAAGTGGAGTCAGTTATTTAACCAAAGCAATCCATATCCTCCAACAAAGAGGCATTCCTATAGAAGCCAAGATTATTGGTTATGCTGTAGGTGCAGATACTAGTAGGCTGAATGTCTGTGGTTGGGTCCATGACCCCTTACCTTATCTACAGTGGAGTCATATTGTATTCGGTCGAGGGAGAGCCCTTAGAGAGGCTATGGCTTGTGGAAATGTAGGTTTTTTAATTGCTCAAGGTTATGGGGGAATGGTTCAGGAAAGTTGGTTTGAAAAGGGCAGACAGCCCCAGCTCAGTGGTTCACTAAAGCACGGATACTCAGAACTCAGTATTTCTACAATAGCTAATGATATATTATATTTTCACAAACATCGTAACCAACTTACACGAGCAAGAAGCTTAGCAAGAAAAATAGCTGAAGAAAATTTTGATATAAAAAAAATGGTAGAACAAACTTATTCCGTCTACCAAAAGGCTCTTCAACATTACATTGGCAAAAGAAAATAG
- a CDS encoding YbaK/EbsC family protein yields the protein MAIEKVKEYFMQWNMEDKILEFEVSSATVELAAQAANCEPKRIAKTLSFMVKDKCILIVTAGDAKIDNAKYKAHFGTKAKMLTSDEVVKLVGHAVGGVCPFGVKDGVVTYLDTSLKRFTTVFPACGSSNSAIELTIDELEKYSNANSWVDVCKAWQE from the coding sequence ATGGCTATAGAAAAAGTTAAGGAATATTTTATGCAATGGAATATGGAGGATAAGATCCTTGAGTTTGAAGTGTCCAGTGCCACCGTGGAATTAGCAGCTCAGGCAGCAAACTGTGAACCAAAAAGAATTGCAAAAACATTATCCTTTATGGTGAAGGACAAATGTATTTTGATTGTTACAGCAGGAGATGCAAAAATCGATAATGCAAAATATAAAGCCCACTTTGGGACAAAGGCAAAGATGTTAACTTCTGATGAAGTAGTTAAGCTTGTAGGACATGCAGTGGGTGGCGTTTGTCCCTTTGGAGTGAAGGATGGGGTAGTTACCTATCTTGATACATCCCTCAAAAGATTTACAACAGTTTTTCCAGCTTGTGGCAGCAGCAATAGTGCTATTGAGCTTACTATTGATGAACTTGAAAAATATTCTAATGCAAATTCCTGGGTAGATGTATGTAAGGCTTGGCAGGAATAA
- a CDS encoding CobW family GTP-binding protein: MSTKISIISGFLGAGKTTFLKKIIPNMEGKTALIENEFGNVGIDGDLMDDQLPIKEIYAGCICCSVVQDFKKAIEALALEYRPDHILIEPSGVGSLSDIVKVCSKLSEKPHMGISIHQLITIVDVSAFDDYLESFGAFYLDQIRNAHIIFLSHFDKLNHEEVEKIISKIRLNNPTAFILKEDWYGYDGEKIIEILNTVENCSVDPKEKSILSPASRMFATFSIVSPRVFSEDELNSLLISLKNKEYGSILRAKGILELDSKRFVHFDFTPHHYHWKYLEENKQTKVAVIGSNLNKEKIAEGFQQ; the protein is encoded by the coding sequence TTGAGTACAAAAATTAGTATTATCTCTGGTTTTTTAGGAGCTGGAAAAACTACATTTTTAAAAAAAATTATTCCTAACATGGAAGGTAAGACGGCTTTAATCGAAAATGAATTTGGAAATGTTGGAATTGATGGAGATCTGATGGATGATCAGCTTCCTATTAAAGAAATCTATGCTGGGTGTATTTGTTGTAGTGTGGTACAGGATTTTAAAAAGGCGATAGAAGCGTTGGCCTTAGAATATAGACCTGACCACATATTAATAGAACCATCTGGGGTGGGAAGCCTCTCGGATATTGTAAAGGTTTGTAGCAAACTTTCTGAGAAGCCTCATATGGGTATCAGCATCCATCAATTAATTACGATTGTAGATGTAAGTGCATTTGACGATTATTTAGAAAGCTTTGGTGCTTTTTATTTAGATCAAATAAGAAATGCACATATCATTTTTCTAAGCCATTTTGATAAATTGAACCATGAAGAAGTAGAAAAGATCATTTCTAAAATAAGATTAAACAATCCCACAGCCTTTATTTTAAAGGAAGATTGGTATGGTTATGATGGAGAAAAAATCATTGAGATATTAAATACTGTTGAAAATTGTAGTGTTGATCCCAAGGAGAAGTCCATATTAAGTCCTGCCAGTAGGATGTTTGCTACTTTCTCCATAGTGAGTCCAAGAGTTTTTTCTGAAGATGAGTTGAATAGCCTACTAATTTCTTTAAAAAATAAGGAATACGGTAGTATTTTGAGAGCAAAAGGAATCTTAGAACTTGATTCTAAGAGATTTGTTCACTTTGATTTTACACCACATCATTATCACTGGAAATATTTAGAAGAAAATAAACAAACAAAAGTAGCTGTTATTGGCAGCAATTTAAATAAAGAAAAAATAGCTGAAGGGTTTCAACAATAG
- a CDS encoding sensor histidine kinase, translated as MKTEFFSNISHELRTPLNVILGSVQLIETYSKDSAYCENQGRVIKNVTIMKQNCYRLLRLVNNLIDITKIDALAFEVHLKNCDIVRIVEEITLSVSNYIENKGIHLIFDTDIEEKIVACDDEKIERIMLNLLSNAVKFTPKEGTILVNIHHDKDHLYIDVKDSGKGIPPEKLQEVFERLCQVTDLFSRHHEGSGIGLSLVKALVEMHGGKISAESELEKGSTFTIQLPTRVVEENWQLNPPAKQDHVERINVEFSDIYSVG; from the coding sequence ATGAAAACAGAGTTTTTTTCAAATATCTCTCATGAGTTGAGAACCCCTTTAAATGTTATTTTAGGGTCAGTGCAGTTGATTGAAACCTATTCAAAAGACAGTGCATACTGCGAAAATCAAGGAAGAGTAATAAAAAATGTCACCATCATGAAACAAAACTGTTATAGATTACTTAGACTTGTAAACAACCTAATAGATATTACTAAGATAGACGCTTTAGCATTTGAAGTGCATTTAAAGAATTGCGATATAGTAAGAATTGTAGAGGAAATTACACTATCTGTATCAAATTATATAGAAAATAAAGGTATTCACCTTATTTTTGATACAGATATAGAAGAAAAAATAGTTGCCTGTGATGATGAAAAAATAGAAAGAATTATGTTAAACCTTCTCTCTAATGCTGTGAAATTTACGCCAAAGGAGGGAACTATATTGGTTAACATTCATCATGACAAGGATCATTTATACATCGATGTAAAGGATAGTGGAAAGGGCATCCCTCCAGAAAAATTGCAAGAAGTATTCGAAAGACTTTGTCAAGTAACAGACTTGTTTTCCAGACACCATGAAGGAAGTGGTATAGGGTTGAGTCTTGTCAAAGCTCTCGTAGAAATGCACGGTGGTAAAATTAGTGCAGAAAGTGAATTGGAGAAAGGTTCCACTTTTACTATACAATTGCCTACAAGAGTAGTTGAGGAAAATTGGCAGTTAAATCCACCAGCAAAGCAAGATCATGTGGAAAGAATAAATGTTGAGTTTTCAGATATTTATTCTGTTGGCTAA
- a CDS encoding DUF2642 domain-containing protein, with protein sequence MGIRSCGCTCLELTEDFQLGDDVQIRTVSNSLERGEISEVRENTIVLDQGGDEFIVICCAHIVSIEPAGD encoded by the coding sequence ATGGGTATCAGGAGTTGTGGCTGCACTTGTTTGGAGTTAACAGAGGACTTTCAATTAGGCGATGATGTTCAGATACGTACTGTTTCAAACTCTTTAGAGCGTGGCGAAATAAGTGAAGTTAGGGAAAATACCATCGTGCTGGATCAAGGGGGAGATGAATTTATTGTTATCTGTTGTGCTCATATTGTCAGCATAGAACCAGCAGGTGATTAG
- a CDS encoding uroporphyrinogen decarboxylase family protein produces MSKIIDFQCTYDNSVGMSKEIVEKTNLKFPQAYKNWDSMAQLAIAIKEHDDVNFCELPFCHTLEGEALGGSINYGDENIGPRAKDYICTTAEEMLGLPEIDYSKGRIAEVLKACRYLEEEGENVVLYISGPFTIMNVLMDPRHIFKLFRKNPETMKAILDKFRKEILRFVEEAQKAGVNMISYGDSTGGLNILGPKLSEAVAEMFTYPLFKSIEEKLCDETIVLLCPKTTFALLGTDKAQWEDINLGTPMKYSEACIKVIGQAKFVGQMCIKNKGYQLKNGIIKTIKLA; encoded by the coding sequence ATGAGTAAAATAATTGACTTTCAATGTACCTATGATAATTCCGTAGGTATGAGCAAAGAGATTGTAGAAAAAACGAATTTGAAATTTCCTCAAGCCTATAAAAACTGGGATAGCATGGCTCAGCTAGCCATTGCTATAAAAGAGCATGATGATGTAAATTTTTGTGAATTGCCCTTTTGCCATACCCTTGAAGGAGAAGCCCTAGGTGGAAGTATTAATTATGGTGATGAAAATATAGGACCAAGAGCAAAGGATTATATTTGTACTACTGCTGAAGAAATGCTGGGTTTACCAGAAATTGACTATTCAAAAGGGCGTATAGCAGAAGTTCTAAAGGCCTGCAGATATTTAGAAGAAGAAGGGGAAAACGTAGTCTTATATATTTCAGGTCCTTTTACCATCATGAATGTTTTAATGGATCCACGTCATATTTTTAAGCTATTTAGAAAAAATCCTGAGACTATGAAGGCCATTTTAGATAAATTTAGAAAAGAAATATTGCGTTTTGTAGAAGAAGCTCAAAAAGCAGGGGTTAACATGATTAGTTATGGGGATTCAACTGGAGGATTAAACATTTTAGGCCCTAAGCTTTCAGAAGCAGTGGCAGAGATGTTTACTTATCCATTGTTTAAAAGCATAGAAGAAAAACTTTGTGATGAAACCATTGTACTGCTTTGTCCCAAAACTACTTTTGCACTGCTAGGAACAGATAAAGCTCAATGGGAGGATATAAACTTAGGTACTCCAATGAAATATTCTGAAGCCTGCATAAAAGTAATTGGGCAGGCAAAGTTTGTTGGACAAATGTGTATTAAAAACAAAGGGTATCAGTTAAAAAATGGAATAATAAAAACCATTAAATTGGCTTAA
- a CDS encoding YheC/YheD family protein, translated as MKEKVLIGLLCNNLKPVSFYKIDKDSPINLLKFTVKGISWTNQKIRGIILKNGEWQQITTGFPDVVYHRCYTSSTEITSRLETVIGKGKVFNSFTRFNKYQIYSILKETKLKDLLIPTYLYNQKLMLAMLKEEGAIIIKPQNSSLGSNIYKFSLENKEYKMYMRSPYPMKIFKTTETFIDYVKKYLHLDNYIMQPFIFFKTINGRIFDIRMLVQKNHEGLWDITEDMSRISYKKHFITNITYAIRPVGKVLEDIVVKKDITHELRKVSIQVAKTLEKELCVLGEISVDLGIGLDNKLWIIEVNGKPEKTIFQEISEEAVERAFLTPLSYAAYLAKT; from the coding sequence ATGAAAGAAAAGGTGCTAATAGGTTTACTCTGTAATAATTTAAAACCGGTATCCTTTTACAAGATAGATAAAGATTCTCCCATCAATCTTTTAAAATTCACAGTTAAAGGAATTAGCTGGACAAATCAAAAGATTAGAGGGATTATATTAAAAAATGGTGAATGGCAACAAATAACGACTGGGTTTCCTGATGTCGTTTATCATAGATGCTACACCAGCTCAACAGAAATAACTAGCCGTTTAGAAACGGTGATAGGAAAGGGCAAGGTCTTTAACAGCTTTACTCGATTCAATAAATATCAGATTTATTCTATTTTAAAGGAAACAAAACTGAAGGATTTGTTGATACCAACATATCTATACAATCAAAAACTTATGCTAGCCATGTTGAAAGAAGAAGGGGCTATAATAATAAAGCCTCAAAATTCTTCATTAGGAAGCAATATCTATAAATTTAGCCTCGAAAACAAGGAATATAAAATGTATATGCGAAGTCCCTATCCCATGAAAATATTTAAAACTACCGAAACATTCATTGATTATGTGAAAAAATATCTGCATCTGGACAACTACATTATGCAACCCTTCATTTTTTTTAAAACTATAAACGGACGTATATTTGATATACGTATGTTAGTACAAAAAAATCATGAGGGTCTTTGGGATATAACCGAAGATATGAGCAGAATCAGCTACAAAAAACATTTTATAACCAATATAACTTATGCTATTCGCCCTGTTGGGAAGGTTCTAGAGGACATAGTAGTGAAAAAAGATATTACACATGAACTTAGGAAAGTCAGTATTCAGGTAGCAAAGACTTTAGAAAAAGAATTGTGCGTCTTAGGAGAAATCAGTGTGGATTTGGGTATTGGATTAGACAACAAACTATGGATTATCGAAGTCAATGGTAAGCCAGAGAAAACGATCTTTCAAGAAATTAGTGAGGAGGCAGTAGAAAGGGCTTTTCTTACACCACTAAGTTACGCTGCTTACTTAGCAAAAACCTAA